GTGCCATCGAAGACCATCGCGCCGGTGATGGCCGTGGTCTGCGGGGAAGGGGAAGGTGCAGACACTGCTCCAAGCGCGCCGATCGCGGCAAGCGCAACAAAAAATTGCTTTGTCATGTGAGGAGAGACTCCGTGTGCCGATCGTATCACCGCATTCGGATGCGCCAGAACGGATGGGAAGAATTGGCGTGCATTGCAGCAACAGCGAAATCAGGGATCCCCGCTTCAATCAAGGAAATGAATGACCTTATTTAGAAAACAGTAAGTAGCCGGCCTACCTATCTATAAGAGGCTTTTCTGCTTTACAGCATTTTTTACCTAACCTATGATCCATTCACCGGACAACAGGATTTTTCCTATGCGGGCCTTTTACCGCATCTCGCCATCGTGTACTTGCTGGGGCTGTATCCAGTGGTATGAATGTCAACTCACCTGAATTCTTCTCTGGCAGAAGTGCTTACTTCCATAAGTTCGTAAAACATACAGAAGCTTTTTGTAAGCACCGCAGGTTCGTAGTGAACGTCTACCTCTTTCTGTTGCCCGTCATGTGATGTTGCAGTCCAGGGATACCGCGCTGGCCGCCCGTTCTAACGGTGTGGCCTGAACCATCCCGCACGCCTTTCTTTGCCCACAATCAGTTTTTCTGGAGGAAGCATGTTGTCGCTTTTCAGGCGTATCAGTGTATCCACCCTTCTCCTGTGTCTTCTTATGCTGTATGGACCTGCCCCGAGTGCCGAAGGACAGGCCATTACCGGCACCCTCGAGGGAACCGTTACGGATGTACAGGGCGCGGCTCTCAAAGGCGCAAAGGTAACGATCCGCAACACCGGCACCGGAATTACCTATCAACTGGTCACCGATGAGGGTGGCCGCTATCACCAGGCAGAGCTTTCGCCGGGCGTGTATGACGTTACCGCGGCTGCGGAAAACTTCAGCACCGTAAACCTGACGAGCCTGAAGCTGGATATTGCGCAGGTGCGCCGCAGCGACATCAGCATGCCGGTCGGCGGTGCATCCGACTCGGTCAGCGTCGAAGCAGAGGCCTTGACCACCGAGACGGAGACATCGTCCAACGGACAGGTTATCGACAACAAGAAGGTCGTCGAGCTGCCACTGGCGAACCGCCAGTTCTACGCACTCGCGCAGCTTGCTCCGGGTGTACTTCCTCCGGCGCAGAACTCAAGCCTCGGCTTTCGCGGAGGCTTCAACGTCAACGGTGCTCCGGAGACCAACAACCAGTTCCTGGTCAATGGCACCTTCAACAATGACATGGGTACCAACCAGCCTTCGTTCCGTCCTTCGGTAGAAACCATTGCGGAGTTCAAGGTGCTCTCCGGTGTCTACTCGGCGGAGTACGGACGCTTCTCCGGCGGCCAGATCGTGATGGTCACCAAGCAGGGAACCAACCGCTTTCATGGTTCTGCGTATGAGTTCATCCGGAACGGCGCCATCGAAGCCAAAGCCTGGGGAGACACCAGCACCAAGCCGCCTGCGTTCAAGCAGAATACCTTTGGCGCAACCATCGGCGGTCCGGTCATTCGCGACAAGGCGTTCTTCTTCTTTGGATACGAGGGGCAGCGCATCCGGCAGCAGTTCGCCTTGAAGTCAACGGTGCCAACCTCGTGGGCGCAGAACGGCTGCCTGCCAACCGGCACACAGCTCTATAACCCTTACACGGGAACTGCTCTGACCATGTCGACGACCGGCGCCTGCGCCGGTGTCCCCGGCGGCGGCTATGACATTACCAGGATGACGGATGGCAGCGGTGTTGTTCTGTGGAACACACAGGCGGCAACGCTGGGCCGCCTGATGGCGAAACTTTCGTATCCGCTTCCAAACACCAACCAGCCTGTAACCAACGCTGGTGTTCCGGGCAACGACTATCTGTACACCCCGGTGCGCCGCGAAACGATGGATGAGTACAACGTTCGTGGCGATTACAAGTACTCCGAGAAAGATGCTTTCTATGGCACGTGGAACTACTTCCACGATCCTTCCTACGAGCCCTATAACAGCCTTTGCAGTTCACGCACGCTGCCGAATTTCGGTTGCTTTACGGACCAGATGTCGACACTGGCGAACGTTGGATACATTCGCACCATTCGCCCGACGGTGCTGAACGATGTGCGCCTCGGCTTCAGCCGCCTGGTGCAGCCGCGTATCCAGGAGGACAACACAACGATCGGCAGCCAGTGGCCCGGCCTGAGCGGAGCCTTCCAGGGCACGGCACCGAACAACCTGGGTCTGCCTGCGATTACGTTGCAGAACTACACCTCCACCGGTGGACAAACCAACCTGCCGCAGAACCGCTGGACAAACCACTGGCAGTTCAGTGACACCCTTACCTGGAGTCACAGGGCGCACACCTTCAAGTTCGGATATGACATGACTGACGTGAAGTCAACCGAGTACGAGATCACCACGGGCCGTGGTTCCATCTCTTTCAGCGCCAGCACTCTGAACACTATCAACGGCAGCAATCACAAAGGCACCACCAACAACGCCTTCGGAGACATGCTGCTTGGCATTCCGTCTTCCACCAGCGCGACAGACACCGCGCCCATCACCTACAACCGTTTCCACTCGTTTGATTTCTTCGCCATGGACGATTGGAAGATCACACCCTATCTCACGCTGAACCTTGGTCTGCGCTATGAGCTGAATACGCCTGTCAGCGAGAAGTACGGGCAGATTTCCAGCTTCAGCCCCGTCACGCAGACCTTCCAGGTGGCAGCGTGGAACGGCACAAAGACGGTGTACCAGACGGACCGGAACAACTTTGCGCCGCGTCTTGGCTTTGCATGGCAGCCGTTCAAGAATGACAAGACGGTGGTGAAGTCCGGCTTCGGCGTCTTCTACCAGGAGCCGATTCTGTATAACGAGTTCCTCAGCTACAGCCTGCAGTATCCCATCCGCTATCCCAAGACGTTTACACCGGCGGCGATCAGTTCTTCGACCGCTTCGGCCAACTCCAACTACACGCTGGATGCGCCGTTCGGAACGGCAAGCAACCTGCCAACTCCGGGTACGCCCTACTGCCCGGCGACTCCGGTGTCAGGATGCACCAACCTGATCTCCATCGTCAGTGGAACGTCGGTGGATCCTCACTATGCCACGCCGTACTGGGACGAGTGGTCGCTCGGAGTTCAGCGCCAGGTCTCCAAGAGCGCCGTTGCCGAAGTACTTTATTACGGCTCAAAAGGTACTCGTTTGAATGGCAACAGCGTCCTGAATTACAACTCGCGCGGCGCTGAAAGTGCGGCCACGGCAACCACGCAGGCGCATCGTGTGTATCCGCAGTGGGGGGCGATCAGCAACCATAAAACCGGTTTCAACTCTGAGTTCAATTCGCTGCAGGGAAGAATCCAGCAAAGCACCAAGGGAGGCATCACGCTGTTGCTGTCCTATACCTATGGCAAGTCGCTGGACGGACTGGCCAGTGCTCAGAATCCCAATCCTGCGTATGTCGCCAATGGAAAGCCCGGAAGCCAGTCGGGCGACAAGGAGCTTTCTGCCTTCGATGTGCGCCATCGTATTGCCTTCAGCCCGGTGGTCGCGTTGCCGTTTGGCCGCGGACACAGCTTGTTGAACTCGGGGCTTGGTTCGGCAATCGCCGGTGGATGGCAGGTCTCGGGCATCTGGCAGTGGATGACAGGCCGCCCCATCAGCATCACCGATGGCAGCGTTTCCAGCGGCAGCTACGGCGGTGGCGATCGTCCGAACCTGGTGGCCGATATCAACGCAGGCACCGACACAACCACCGGCGCAAAAACACGCACCGCGGCCGAGTGGTTCAACATCCACGCGATTGGCACACGCGCTGCCGGCACCTTTGGGAATGCCGCGCCGAATCCGATCACCGGCCCCGGCTTCAACCAGATTGACCTTACCGTGGCGCGCACCTTTGCCATTCGTGAATATGCGAAGATGCAGTTCCGTGTGGAGGGCTTCAACATCGCCAACCATCCGAACTTCATGTCGCCGTCGGCTGCCTATACCGGGACCTCGCAGTTGAATGCGGGCAGCGGCTTCGGCGCGATTACTGCAGCGAACGGCATGCGGGAGATTCAGGGCAGTATCCGCATCACCTACTAACCAGCGGGTGGCCGGGGCATACACCGCGGCCACCTCTTTCAGCCACGGCCTGACTTTATTTAAGAGATTCCCCGCAGAGGAGAAACATATCGATATCTAGAACTGATGGATCAGGCGCAGGAGACGCTGCTGGCCTCTGGCATGGCACGCAGCGTTATTCATTCCCAATATCCGCTCAAAAAACGAGGACCTACAATCGTGACGATATTGCATGCGAACCGCACCCGCCCGAGAACTCATCCGGAGAGGGTGCATCAGTTTCTTAAGACACATCTGGCGAAGGAATACTGTGACGACTGCATTGGCGAGAACGCCGGTGTCAGCCGTCACGAAGTGAATGCCATAGCCTCGACCCTGGCGTTGTTTCCGGCGGAGTTCCTGCGGCTGCAGAACTATTGCTCGCGATGCAAATCCCGCAAAAAGCTGGTGACGAAGTGCCTGGGATGATCGCAGTGCCGCAACCGGTAACGATTTCGCGGGAGTGAAGGGGCTTTTGCTTCGTCACTCCTGATCGTCAGCATGGAACCGCCCTCCCCAGCCGGAGGAGCTAACCTGTTCAGCGCCTGCGCGATCTGCGGCGTCCGTCCCTCCTGCGTGGATGGGCCAGCCGCTTGCCAGAGCCTGCGCTCGGGAATAGGCTGTTGGTATGCGTCGATGTTGCTAATACCGTCCGGGTGTTTGCTCCGACGCTGACGTGTGCCTCACATCTGCACACCAGCATCCCTTCTTCCGGCTGGATCGCTATCGCATCCTGCCTCTTATCCCCAACGACATTCGTTCAGTTGCCCCGGGACGACTTCCGTACCCGCAAAGGAGAAAAGATGGCGCGCATCGCCGCTAACATTACCGAACTGATTGGCCACACCCCCCTGGTGCGGCTCAACCGTCTCTCTGCCGGACTGCCGGCCACCGTCGTGGTGAAGCTTGAGAGCCAGAACCCCCTTGCCAGCGTGAAGGATCGCCTCGGCATCGCGCTGATTGAAGACGCCGAGAAGTCCGGCCGCATCAAGCCCGGCGAAACCGTTTTGATTGAGCCCACCAGCGGCAACACCGGTATTGCCCTGGCCTTCATCGCCGCCGTCAAGGGCTACAAACTCATTCTCACCATGCCGGAGACGATGAGCGTGGAGCGTCGTGTCCTGGTCAAGGCCTTTGGCGCGGAGATCGTTCTTACCCCCGGCCCCAATGGCATGAAGGGTGCCATCGCCAAGGCCAATGAGATTCTGGCAAAGACGCCCAACGGCGTCATTCTGCAGCAATTCGACAACCCGTCGAACCCGGCCATTCACTACGCCACCACCGGCCCTGAAATCTGGGAAGACACCGACGGCAAGGCCGATATCCTGATCAGTGGCGTCGGCACCGGCGGAACCCTGACAGGTATCGCCAAGTACATCAAGGAGCGCAAGCCGGAGTTCAAGGCCATTGCGGTGGAACCGGCGGACAGCCCGGTACTGTCCGGCGGTAAGCCTGGCCCGCATAAGATTCAGGGCATCGGCGCCGGCTTTGTTCCTTCGGTTCTTGATACGCACCTGATCGATGAGGTTGTGCAGATCTCAAACGACGAGGCCGTTGAAACCGCCCGCCGCCTGCCAAAGGAAGAAGGTCTCTTCGTCGGTATCAGCTCTGGAGCTGCTGTTGCGGCCGCTCTCAAGGTGGCAGCCCGCCCGGAGAATGCCGGTAAGCTGATCGTCGCCATCCTTCCCAGCTTCGGCGAGCGTTACCTCTCCACCGTGCTGTTTGAGTCGCTGCGTCAGGAAGCCCTGGCGCTGCCCACCGAAACCGTCACGCTGTAATAAGCCAGCTCCCGGGAGTCCGCAGGCAAAGCCCCTTCTGCAGCGGACTTCCGGGAGCTATGAGCGAAGAACCTTCACCCATGTTCGACCATATCCGTGAAGACATTGCTTCTGTCCTTGAACGCGACCCCGCCGCGCGCTCAGGGCTTGAAGTGCTGCTCTGCTATCCCGGCCTCTGGGCCGTCTGGCTCCACCGCATGGCCAACCGTCTGTGGCACGCGCATCTGCGTCTGCCTGCGCGCGTTCTATCGCAGGTGGCCCGCTTTCTCACGGGTGTGGAGATCCATCCTGCCGCGACGCTTGGCCGCCGCCTCTTCATCGACCATGCCACCGGCGTCGTCATCGGGGAAACGGCAATCGTGGGCAATGATGTAACGCTCTACCAGGGCGTAACACTTGGTGGCACCGGCAAAGGACACGGCAAGCGTCACCCCACGCTGTGTGACCGCGTTTTCGTTGGTAACAATGCGAATGTTCTCGGCAACATCACCATTGGCCAGAATTCGCGTGTGGGAGCGGGCTCGGTTGTTCTCAGCGATGTTCCGCCTAATTCCACGGTGGTTGGCGTGCCCGCACACATCGTCTATCTTGCCGGTCAGCGTGTTCTCATCACCGACCCGCACGATATCAAGGATCCTCTTTCGGACGCGCTGATTGCGCTTGCAGACCGCGTTAAGGGGCTTGAGCAGCAGCTTGGCGGACAGCGCGCGGAAGCGACTCCCTTTGCCGCCGAAGAAGCCGAGCGTTCCGCGTATCGCGAGGAGCTCGACCGCCTGCGCGACTACGTTTCCATGGGCGAAGGCATCTGAGACGGCTTGAACGTCTTAACGACGAAAGCTCCGCATAGCGCGGAGCTTTCGTCGTTTAAGGCTTACCCCTTTTACGTGGAGAGAGCCAATGGGCCATACTCTGCGATCTGGCGCGACAACGACGCAACCAGTGCTTGCTTGGAGGGATCGTGCGCCAGGTTGTGGCTTTCGCTGGGGTCCGCCTGCAGATCAAAGAGCATGCGGCCATTCTGCCCACCTTCTCCGAACTCGACATAGCGCCACTGCTCCTGGCGAATAGCGGTGCCGTGCACGGTTTTCCCATCTTCGCTCCAGATACTGAAAGCTGGATGCGTCCATGCGACCGAAGGCCTGTTGAGCAGGGGAGCGAGGCTGTTTCCCTGCAGGCCCCCAGGTGTTTCCAGCCGGCATAGCTCGGCCAGTGTCGGATAGAGATCCAGAGATTGCACCGTGTGGAAGCTGGTCTTTCCGTTTCCGTGGGCGCCCGGAGCGTGGATGATGAGCGGCACGCGTGTGCCCATCTCGAACAGTGACCCGGCCTTTGACCATTTTCCTTTTTCGCCGAGCTGGTATCCGTGATCGGCCACAAAGACGATCACGGTCTGGTCTCGCAGGCCCAGGCGGTCGAGTTCGCGGACAACCCTGCCCACGTTCCAGTCAGCCCAGGAGATGGCCGCGAGATAAGCAGCAATCACTTCCCTTGCCTCGCTTTCGCTGGCTCCACGGCCAATGAACAGGTCGGCATTCAACATACGGATCGCTGCCGGCGGAATGCCTTCGGGAACAGTTGGCCACGCTGCGAAGTCGTGCGGGAGCTTGATCTTCTTCGCGGGGTAGAGATCGAGGAATCGTTGCGGAGCCGTCGGCGGGCTATGTGGTTTTGAGAAGCCGCATCCCAGGAAGAAAGGCTGGTTCTTGTAGCGGTTCAGATACTCGATTGCCTTGTCGGCGACCTGGTAATCCGGATGTCCTTCGCCGTATCCCTCCAGCACGACGATGCGGTCAGAGTTGGGCGCCTGTTGAATGTCCAGCGGCAGCGGCGGTTTGACGTTCGCTGGCTGCGGAGGCACCGGGCCACGGCTCACCTGCTTTGTCTTCCCGGGGTTTCCGATGGACTGCAGGTTTTCATTGCCGCCTCCTTCTGTCCATGCCTTCGGATCATCGACACCGCCATGAAAAATCTTTCCCGTGCGCAGCGTGGCATACCCGTGCTCGCGAAAGAGCTGGGGAAGGCTTACGAGCTCGGGGTGGACATCGCGAAAATGCCCGCGATTGCCGAGGATTCCAGTCGAAGTAGGTTTGCGACCTGTAAGCAACGATGCCCGCGATGGGCCGCAAAGAGGGAACTGGCAGTAGTTCCGGTCGAAGCGGACACCGCGTCGTGCCAGTGCGTCGAGGTTCGGAGTCCTGGCGCCGAACTGGCTGCCGTAACTGCCAAGTTCGACGCGCATGTCGTCCGACATGAAGAAGAGAACGTTCAGTGGCTTCTTCGGTTCCAGTGCCCTGGCCGGCAGGGAGGAGCTGATAGCTCCTGTGAAGGCAGTGCTGGCTGCGTTCGACAGGAAGCTGCGCCGGGAGAGACGCCGGGTGTTTGTGTTTGGGTTAGAAGACAAAGCGGGCTCCTAACTGGAGTTGCCGGGGTGCGTAAGCCGAGGTGATGTAGCCGAAGGTCGAAGCTCCATAGCTTGCCGAAGGCGTCGTCAGGTTGGTGTGGTTAAGGATGTTGGTGGCTTCCGCGCGAAGCTGAAGCGCACGTCCTTCCGCAAAGCGAATGCTGCGAATCAGCGAGAAGTCGAAGGTTGCGAATCCCGGCCCGCGCAGGCTGTTACGACGCTGCGTCCCGAAGGTATAGATCGCAGGTTGCGCAAACGAGGCCGTGTTCAGCCACAGCTGGCGTGGTCCGCGCTGGCTCTTCGACAGGTAAGGATCTCCCACGATGTTCGCGCGCTGCGATCCGGAAGAGAAGGCGTTGGTGTTGTTCGTGTTGGTTGTGGCGGTAAAGGGAGCGCCGCTGTAAGCACGCGTTACATTGCCCACAGTCCAGCCACCGATGGCATTGCCGAGGATTCCATGGTTCAGATACTTCCGTCCCGGACCCCACGGAAGCTCATACAGGCCTGAGAAAACAAACTGGTGACGGATGTCGTTCGACGAAGGCCCATAGTCGGCCGTGCGGTCGTAGTAGTTGGAATAGGCTCCGCCGTCGGCTCCGAAGGATGATCCTCCTTCGAACGCATTGTTCAGGAACTTGGAATAGGTGTAGGTCGTGTTGATGTTGAATCCGTTCTGGAAGCGGCGGCCAACGCGCACCATGCCTGCGAAGTAGTTCGAGTCACTGTTGGTCGGCACCACGACTGATACCGTGCTGAACTGCGGGAACGGACGGTCCTTTTGCGAGCTATGGGCTGCGCTCAGAATGCTGGGGTTGATCTGGTTGATGCTCTGGGTTGCTCCGGCAAGCTTATGGGCAACGTTGCCTAGTCCTGAGACCTCCAGAACGAACTGACCGGGAAGTTGTTGCTGTACCCCCAGGTTGAACTGCGTGGTGTATCCGGTGCGCTTTTTCGGATCGAAGTAGCTGACAGCGGTCGTTGCATTCGACCCCACGGGAACCGCGCCATAGCGGTCGTTCAGGGCAGGGCTGGTCGAGGAGCCGGGAACGCCGTTCCGCAGATAGAACGGAGCGGTGATCCCGTTGTCTGGCGTTGTCAGCGAAGTGGAGAGCGCAAAGCCGATGGCTGCGGCATTCGGCTGGCCGGAGTCAAACGGATGTGCGAAGAATATGCCGGCGCCGCCACGAATGACAGTCCTGCCTGAGGAGAAGGGCTGATACGCAAAACCAACGCGAGGCGCGATGTTGTTGTAGTCCCCGTCATACGGCGTATCGCGGTAACCGTTGCGTCCCAGGAATTTGACGACACCTGGAGTTCCCGAAACCGGGTTGATCGCCGTGGCATCGAAGCTGTTCATGCGGTCGTTCTCGTCCTTGATGGGAGTATCCGTCTCCCAGCGAAGTCCAAGATTCAGAGTCAGCCGCGGTGTAATGGTCCAGTCGTCCTGCACAAAGGCAGCCAGATACCAGCTCACACGTGTCAGCGGTTCCGTTGACGCTGCGCTATACGCGGTGGGGAATCCCAGCAGCAGAGACGCCAGGCCGTTGCCGGTGGAGGCGCTGCCTGGTTGCCCGGTGGGCTGCGTTGCGAAGGTGAAGGAGCCGGATGCGGACGACAGGCTGATCTCATGGTCCATCGAGCGCCGCGCCTCCGCGCCATACTTAATGCTGTGGCGGCCAAACACCTGTGTGAAGTTGTCGACCAGCTGATAGACGGTGACGGGATACTGCTGTCTCTCCTGCGAGCTGCTTCCCAGCGGACTGAAACCAGCAGGCGCAAAGTAGGGGAAGGCATTGTCCGAAACGCCGCTCAGGCCCAGCCGCGACGGGAACCCGCCACCCACGCCGTTGGAGAACTGGTGATAGGTGCGCACGTCGTAGACAAAGCGGACATCATTCAGCAGGGAAGGCGAAAAGGTATGGGTCCACTGGGCATAGCCGATGTTGTCATCGGAGGTGTTATTCAGGGTCGGATCCGCGCCGCGCACCGGGTAGACCGAGGCGTTATCGGTCTTCCCCTTGGTGTAGATGTAACGGAAGGCAAGATGATCCGCCGGAGTCAGAACGTGATCGACACGTGCCAGGTAGAACTGCGTGTTGTTGGTGGCGAGATCGTTGGCACGGAAGTTATTCGCGCCGGAGATGTTATCCGGTGTGCGATTCGGCAAAGGATAGTAGCTCATCAACGCAACGGCGACCGGGTCCAGGCGGTTCTGTGGAACCACATTGTTCGCAAAGCGCGACCGCGTTGTCACTCCGCCCACCGTGGTGGTTGTCTGCGGATCGTATATGGGAATCAGAGCTCCCGCGGTCGTGTAGGTCTGAGAGAAGTCGCCAGCGCGCTGCGCAAGGGTGGGAACGGTCAGCGTTGTGGTCGATCCTGTTTTCTGGCGTGTTCCTTCGAATCCAAAGAAGAAGAAGGTCTTGTCACGTCGAATCGGTCCACCGATGGTGCCGCCAAAGACGTTATACCGAAGCTTGGGCTTTGTGGTTGCGAAGTATCCGGAGGCGTCCAGAGCATCATTGCGCAGAAACTCATAGGCCGTTCCGTGGAATGTATTTGTGCCTGACTTGGTAGTTTGGATCACGATGCCGCCAGCCGATCCGCCGAACTCGGCAGCATAGTTATTGCTCACCACGCCAATCTCCTGCACCGTATCGACCGGCGGGCTTACTTCCGCAGTGCCGATGCCGATACGGATGTTCTGTCCGGAGCCACCGTCCAGCCAGGTCATCGAGCTCTTGGTGCGGCCGCCCGAAAGGCTGTAGTTGGCAGAGTCAATAAAGACCGCGCCTCCGGTTAGTGCAACGATGTTCATGGATGTGCGGTTGCCCAGCGGCAGCTCCGCAACGCTCTTGGACTCAATCGTCTGGCCGATCGATGAGCTGCGTGTCTCCAGTTCAGGGGTCCGCTCACTGACGGTAACGCTCTGGTTCACAGACCCCGGCTGAAGTTGCGCATCCACGCCCAGCACCTGGTTTGTGCTCAGCACCAGGTTCTGCCGCACATAACGTTGAAATCCATCATGCTCCACTGACACGCTGTATACGCCCACGTTGAGTGCAGGCACGGTGTATTTGCCTTCAGCGTTTGTGCTTGTATGAACCGTGATCCCCGTTTCCGTGTTGGTAATCAGCACTGCCGCGTGGTCCAGCACAGCACCTTCCTTGTCAGAGACGATGCCGGTGATGGTGGCCTGGGTCGATTGTGCAATCGCCGCTGTCGTACCGGCCGTGCCCAGTGCCATCCAGAGCAGTAAAGATGCGAGAGGAATTGAGGGAGTGCGTCGATGCCAGAGTTTCAAAACGAGGTCCTTTCATGTTGAGAGAACAGCCTGCAGCCCGCCAGGAGGGCGAATGCAGAAACGTGAAATAAAACAGAAGGGAAATGGAATGCGGCCTTAACAACAACAGGCGCATGGTGGGAAGGAAGAGCTGGGAACGGTCGCGCTCATGAATGCCATAACTCTCCTCGTTGGGGTAACGGAAAAGAGTGAACCCACAAAAAAGCCCACTCCTGCGGGAGCGGGCGCATCTGGTTTTACGGCCATTCAGAGACGAGAAACGTCACGAATGCGAACAGCGCCCGGCTCGACATGTCGAGGGGCGACAACACTCCAGTACAGCTGTAAAGTGGTTTGAACGCATCGACCTCAGCGTTTCACATAAGGAACTTTTCTGTCAATGGAACCGCCGCTTCGGTAGTGCCTCAGTTTGAAATATGACTCCTCAAGTACTTGCAGAAGAACTCGTAAAGACGCTGGGCGATGCGGACTCTAACACGGCCCACACCGCCCTAAAAATAGCGGAGCTTCTTTTGAGGCACCGCGACTATGCTCTATTGGATTTCGAAAGGGATTGTGTCAGCGAGGACGGGATGCAATAGCACTCAGGTTGTTGTTTATGTTCTGAAGCATAGCCAGTTGATTATTGATGCGCGTGAGCTGTTGTGCAATTTGGTTAAGAGCTTGGATTAGTTGCTGTTCGGTTTGCGGAGTCATTGAATCCCCCATTGTTCAATGTTTTTACTGCGGGGGAATGCTCTCAGAAATCAAACTGAGAGACTACTTCTTTTTGTAAGGCCCGCGCTTTTTCGCTTCCGGTTCAGGCATCAGGGCTACCAATTCCTCAATCTCCCACACATGACCGGAGATGCCAGCTTCCATCGCCGGGGTGACACGCAGCGTCTTATGCACCCGGCAGAAGGCAGGCATGGGAGCGGAGCCTTCGCGTACAGTTGTGCGGACACGGTCAGCGCCGATGCGTCCCACAACATCGACCAGGGATGGAATGCTTGGCGGCTGGCCTGCGAGAGTGGCCTGATGGCACATCTGGCAGTTCTGGATGTAGACGATCTTACCCAGGGTCTCCGGATCGCCGGTCATCATAGTGCGAGGCGCACGGGGCGCAAGTTTCAGCATGGATGGCGCATCTTTGGAGACGACGTACAGGATGGTAGTAACAGGATCGACGGATCCAGATCCCCAGTTGGCTCCGGAAGGATGTAGCCATTGTCTGGAATGTGCGGCGGTATCCTTTGCACCAAAAAGAAAATCAGAAGATTCATATTTCTTGCTTGACTATGGAGTAAACGTTTTCTTTAATTCGTGATGCGAAATTAGTCGTCATCGGGGCAGGGTTCTATCTTGATGTCCTGCGCGCCAGGGGAGCGAAAATGAAGAA
Above is a genomic segment from Terriglobus tenax containing:
- a CDS encoding TonB-dependent receptor, with translation MALGTAGTTAAIAQSTQATITGIVSDKEGAVLDHAAVLITNTETGITVHTSTNAEGKYTVPALNVGVYSVSVEHDGFQRYVRQNLVLSTNQVLGVDAQLQPGSVNQSVTVSERTPELETRSSSIGQTIESKSVAELPLGNRTSMNIVALTGGAVFIDSANYSLSGGRTKSSMTWLDGGSGQNIRIGIGTAEVSPPVDTVQEIGVVSNNYAAEFGGSAGGIVIQTTKSGTNTFHGTAYEFLRNDALDASGYFATTKPKLRYNVFGGTIGGPIRRDKTFFFFGFEGTRQKTGSTTTLTVPTLAQRAGDFSQTYTTAGALIPIYDPQTTTTVGGVTTRSRFANNVVPQNRLDPVAVALMSYYPLPNRTPDNISGANNFRANDLATNNTQFYLARVDHVLTPADHLAFRYIYTKGKTDNASVYPVRGADPTLNNTSDDNIGYAQWTHTFSPSLLNDVRFVYDVRTYHQFSNGVGGGFPSRLGLSGVSDNAFPYFAPAGFSPLGSSSQERQQYPVTVYQLVDNFTQVFGRHSIKYGAEARRSMDHEISLSSASGSFTFATQPTGQPGSASTGNGLASLLLGFPTAYSAASTEPLTRVSWYLAAFVQDDWTITPRLTLNLGLRWETDTPIKDENDRMNSFDATAINPVSGTPGVVKFLGRNGYRDTPYDGDYNNIAPRVGFAYQPFSSGRTVIRGGAGIFFAHPFDSGQPNAAAIGFALSTSLTTPDNGITAPFYLRNGVPGSSTSPALNDRYGAVPVGSNATTAVSYFDPKKRTGYTTQFNLGVQQQLPGQFVLEVSGLGNVAHKLAGATQSINQINPSILSAAHSSQKDRPFPQFSTVSVVVPTNSDSNYFAGMVRVGRRFQNGFNINTTYTYSKFLNNAFEGGSSFGADGGAYSNYYDRTADYGPSSNDIRHQFVFSGLYELPWGPGRKYLNHGILGNAIGGWTVGNVTRAYSGAPFTATTNTNNTNAFSSGSQRANIVGDPYLSKSQRGPRQLWLNTASFAQPAIYTFGTQRRNSLRGPGFATFDFSLIRSIRFAEGRALQLRAEATNILNHTNLTTPSASYGASTFGYITSAYAPRQLQLGARFVF